The genomic DNA TCTTACAATATTTTTCTGCCTTACCATGATTGAAAATTTAATCATTTTATGCTATCCTTGAAACATTAAAGCATTAAGGCAAGAAAGCATTAAAGCAAACTTGCTTTAATGCTTTAATGTTCTGGTGCTCTCGTGCTTTAATGTTCTGGTGCTCTCGTGCTTTAATGATTACCAATGCTCCTCGCCACCAACAAAAAGGCTTTTCATGATTATAAAATCCTAGAAAAATTCGAGGCTGGTTTTGTGTTAACTGGGCCTGAAGTAAAATCTGCCAAGCAGGGAAAAATAGATTTTAGGGGTAGTTATGTTATTGTCCCGCCTAACACAAATCCTCAGCTTGTCAACTGTTATATTGCCCCCTATCCACCGGCTCTCATGGCCCAAAAAAATTATAACCCCCTAAGACCGCGGATTTTATTATTAAACAAAAAAGAAATAAATTCCCTGATGGGCAAAAGCAAGAACGCGGGCTTGACAATCCTGCCTATTTCGATATATACTAAACACAAGCTCGTTAAAATTGAAATTGCTTTAGCTCAAGGAAAAAAGAAAAGGGATAAACGAGAAGAGCTGAAAAAACGAGAAACGGAACGACACATCCGGAGAAGCCTGCGACAGAAATATTAAAAAATTTCTAATTCACCTAATTTCTAATTCACCTAATAAAATTTCTAATTCTCAAATATTTCATTTTGAGTTTTAAGTTTTGATAATTTGAATTTGTTTAGGATTTGGAATTTAGGATTTAGGATTTTCCAACGAGGGGATGTCTTAATTCGATGGAATTTGATCAGATATCAATGCCAACTATCCTTAAAATCATGATATAAAACTGATTTTATTAATCACAAATGCCAAATCATTTGTTAGCAAAGCGAAATCTGCATTAGCTCGCGCTTTTGCAGTGCCCGCTTTTGCTCCTGTCGCTGTTTAATGCAACGACCACTGGGCAGTTGACTCCTACTAAACTGTCTAGTGCCAATAGTGGGATAGGTAGCGGATTTTGTTCGGAGTCCATTACCAAAAACAAACGAACTTTGGTTTAGATGGTTTTGCTTATTTTTAGCATCTAAATTGAATTTTAAAATGAGCTATATTGGTAGAAATTGATATTTTATCCTTTCTAGACGCGGGTGCAATACCCGCCATCTCCACCATTCGACTCGGCTTTATTGATTTATTATTTTATTAATTTATTAGATTATGACTGGTGATGAGCCCAATGAAGGTTCGTATGCGCCGGTTGAAAATTTAAATAAAGTCAGAGCATATTTGTTGGCCAGAACTTTTGGAAAAATTGTATGGGAGATTGTCAAAAACTGGGATTATTTTTGTAAAAAAACGCTTGGTGACCAATGAACAAGGGCGGTCGATTCGATTGCGGCTAACATCGCCGAGGGATATGGCGCTTTCTTTTTCAATGATACAATTCGTTTCTACCACTATGCGCGACGTTCACTGTTTGAATCTAATGACTGGTTTTCAAAAACAATGGAAAGAGATTTGCTCTCCGAAGAAGAGATTAAAAAGATTAGAGAAGTTAAAAAAGACTTGCCGTTTGAAATCAATAAACTTATCAAAAGGGTAAAAACCCAAAAAAACAAAAAATAAATTAATAAAGTAATAAACTAATAAACGCAATTATTAAAAAGTACTACAACCTCAACAACCGAATACATGCCCCCAAACTGCGGGTTATTGACGATGGGGGTAAAAACCTGGGTGTTTTAAAAACAAGTGAAGCTCTTATTTTAGCTCAAGAAAAAGAATTAGACTTAGTAGAAATCACTGACAAAATCGACCCGCCAGTG from Patescibacteria group bacterium includes the following:
- a CDS encoding four helix bundle protein → MAANIAEGYGAFFFNDTIRFYHYARRSLFESNDWFSKTMERDLLSEEEIKKIREVKKDLPFEINKLIKRVKTQKNKK
- the smpB gene encoding SsrA-binding protein SmpB; translated protein: MLLATNKKAFHDYKILEKFEAGFVLTGPEVKSAKQGKIDFRGSYVIVPPNTNPQLVNCYIAPYPPALMAQKNYNPLRPRILLLNKKEINSLMGKSKNAGLTILPISIYTKHKLVKIEIALAQGKKKRDKREELKKRETERHIRRSLRQKY